The DNA segment TTTCCAATCTGCGGCGGGCGTAGAAGTTGCCTTCGGTATAATGGCAGTCTCTAGGATGACAGCCGGAAACCAGCACTCCGTCAGCGCCGGACATGAGAGTCTTGACGATAAACAGGGGGTCAATTCTACCTGAACAGGGAACCTTTATAACTCGCAAATCTGTCGGTTGTTTGAATCTTCCTACTCCGGCGGTATCAGCACCGCCATAGGAACACCAGTTACAGAGAAAACCGACGATTCTAAGTTCTTTACCTTCTAGAATCGGCATACTGCGTTAACCTCCGCGAGAATCTGGTTATCAGTGAAATGCTGGAGCTGAACTGCGCCCTGAGGGCAGGTGGCTGTACAGATTCCGCAACCCTGACAAATTGTTTCAATCACTTCGGCCTTCTTCATGCCGCGGAAATCAATTTCCTTGATGGCTCCGAAGGGGCATGTCTGGATACATTTTCCGC comes from the Maridesulfovibrio ferrireducens genome and includes:
- a CDS encoding hydrogenase iron-sulfur subunit — protein: MPILEGKELRIVGFLCNWCSYGGADTAGVGRFKQPTDLRVIKVPCSGRIDPLFIVKTLMSGADGVLVSGCHPRDCHYTEGNFYARRRLEMLKRFLPIMGIDAKRFEYTWVSASEGQRWQEVVTKFTEQIHELGPAPKIAGADAEETLKLMEAAL